A genomic region of Acidimicrobiia bacterium contains the following coding sequences:
- the gmk gene encoding guanylate kinase yields MSDDLLNNGKLIVIAGPSGVGKGTLVSELMKKIPELYLSISTTTRAPRPHEIEGKSYYFLSEEEFLTTAKNDGMLEYFEVYGDWKGTPKAPIEEHIAKGQNVVLELDVQGALKVKDLYPNTFLIFVKAPSEEVQRRRLLQREDPTMTPESLDKRLAAAAAEENLIPKFSAMVINDDLARALSELTAIVKDHISKVTTQ; encoded by the coding sequence ATGAGTGATGATCTATTAAATAACGGAAAACTTATTGTTATTGCAGGCCCTAGCGGTGTCGGCAAAGGAACATTGGTTTCTGAATTAATGAAAAAAATACCAGAATTATACCTGAGTATATCTACAACTACACGTGCGCCACGGCCACATGAAATTGAAGGTAAAAGCTACTATTTCCTTTCTGAAGAAGAATTTTTAACTACAGCAAAAAACGATGGTATGCTCGAATATTTTGAAGTTTATGGAGACTGGAAGGGTACACCTAAAGCTCCAATCGAAGAACATATAGCAAAAGGACAAAACGTTGTTTTGGAATTGGATGTTCAAGGTGCACTAAAAGTTAAAGATTTATATCCAAATACCTTTTTGATATTTGTTAAAGCTCCTAGTGAAGAAGTTCAAAGACGACGATTATTACAACGTGAAGATCCTACAATGACTCCTGAGTCGCTAGACAAAAGACTTGCAGCTGCAGCAGCAGAGGAAAACTTAATCCCCAAATTTTCTGCTATGGTCATAAATGATGACCTGGCTCGCGCATTAAGTGAGCTAACTGCTATAGTTAAAGATCATATAAGTAAAGTTACAACACAGTAA
- the pyrF gene encoding orotidine-5'-phosphate decarboxylase, with protein MSEFDENVKEKLVLSLDVGDLDASLTMVELVGDYFGYVKIGSELYAQNGAESVIKMRELGIKVFLDLKLHDIPNTVERACEVHASRGISMMTVHGAGGKEMLLAAQRGLKKGAISCGFDTPILLAVTVLTSLPADEEAFKARLLLAQEVACDIVCSTHELALKNSIAPNVRALTPGIRLAGQDVGDQNRIATPESAIKDGSNWLVLGRAVTGADDPIKATKDVFLQVQTALYDN; from the coding sequence ATGTCAGAATTTGATGAAAATGTAAAAGAGAAATTAGTTTTAAGTTTAGATGTTGGTGATCTTGATGCTTCTTTAACGATGGTTGAATTAGTTGGCGATTATTTTGGATATGTAAAAATTGGTAGTGAGCTATACGCTCAAAATGGTGCAGAGTCTGTTATAAAAATGCGAGAACTAGGTATTAAAGTTTTTCTTGATTTAAAACTCCATGATATTCCTAATACAGTTGAACGAGCATGCGAAGTTCACGCATCTCGAGGTATTTCTATGATGACTGTTCATGGCGCTGGTGGTAAGGAAATGCTATTAGCAGCTCAACGCGGTTTGAAAAAAGGTGCTATATCTTGCGGATTTGATACTCCAATTTTGTTGGCAGTGACAGTATTAACATCTTTACCTGCTGACGAGGAAGCATTTAAAGCAAGATTGCTTTTAGCGCAAGAAGTTGCTTGTGATATTGTTTGTTCTACACACGAATTAGCATTGAAAAATTCAATTGCACCAAATGTTCGAGCTTTAACGCCTGGCATTCGACTGGCTGGTCAAGATGTTGGCGATCAAAATCGTATAGCAACACCTGAATCTGCAATTAAAGATGGTTCAAATTGGCTTGTTTTAGGTCGTGCAGTCACTGGGGCAGATGACCCGATCAAAGCAACTAAAGATGTGTTTTTACAAGTCCAAACCGCTCTATATGATAATTAA
- a CDS encoding integration host factor: MPTPPILTPEQRAAALEKAAYARKARAEVKERLKMGILTLPELFREADANPILVKIKVSAVIESLPGVGKVKAKRLMEELEIASSRRLGGLGTKQKAALLAKFSSQ, encoded by the coding sequence ATGCCAACTCCTCCAATACTTACACCTGAACAAAGAGCAGCAGCATTAGAAAAAGCAGCATATGCTAGAAAAGCTCGTGCGGAAGTAAAAGAAAGATTAAAAATGGGGATCTTAACACTGCCAGAGCTATTTAGAGAGGCAGACGCTAATCCTATTTTGGTTAAAATAAAAGTTTCAGCTGTGATTGAATCACTTCCTGGAGTTGGAAAAGTAAAAGCCAAACGGTTAATGGAAGAATTGGAAATTGCTAGTTCGCGAAGACTCGGCGGTTTGGGTACTAAACAAAAAGCTGCTTTACTTGCTAAGTTTTCATCGCAATAA